One Thermofilum sp. genomic window carries:
- the sfsA gene encoding DNA/RNA nuclease SfsA, with protein MPLELLRLPEPVPCTIVRRRNRFVVEVQVAGSVRAASINNTGRLLDYVAQGRLGFCFPRSGGRTDYRLFAVAEGEAAALIDTQMQMKAFESLLGLKGTVWERCRLLSRSPRVGDSTLDYLLSCGGDEIYTELKSAVLREGPYAMYPDCPTLRGRRHIRELTELARSGWRALIVFIAAAPGVSAFKPYERGDPEVARLLRQAKESGVLLRAVSMHYDPALSAVVLDNPSLQVLV; from the coding sequence TTGCCCTTAGAGCTGCTCAGGCTGCCTGAACCCGTGCCCTGCACTATAGTCAGGAGGAGGAACCGCTTCGTCGTCGAGGTCCAGGTAGCTGGCAGCGTGAGAGCTGCTAGCATCAACAACACGGGCAGGCTCCTCGACTACGTGGCCCAGGGTAGGCTGGGCTTCTGCTTCCCGAGGAGTGGTGGGCGGACGGATTACCGCCTCTTCGCGGTAGCGGAGGGTGAGGCAGCCGCCCTGATAGATACTCAGATGCAGATGAAAGCCTTCGAGTCCCTGCTGGGCCTGAAGGGAACAGTGTGGGAGCGTTGCCGCTTGCTCTCCAGGAGCCCCAGGGTCGGCGACTCGACGCTCGACTACCTTCTATCCTGCGGTGGCGACGAGATTTACACGGAGCTGAAGAGCGCAGTGCTTCGCGAAGGGCCTTACGCGATGTATCCGGACTGTCCGACGCTCAGAGGCAGGAGGCATATAAGAGAGCTGACCGAGCTTGCTAGGAGCGGCTGGAGAGCGCTCATCGTGTTCATCGCAGCGGCTCCCGGAGTCTCGGCGTTCAAGCCCTACGAGAGAGGCGACCCGGAGGTGGCGAGGCTCCTAAGGCAAGCTAAAGAGTCGGGAGTGCTGCTGAGAGCCGTGTCCATGCACTACGACCCCGCTCTCTCCGCAGTTGTCCTCGATAACCCCTCCTTACAGGTGCTTGTGTAG
- a CDS encoding 4Fe-4S binding protein translates to MPRLNVTDVEKCVGCMSCMFACSRRFSEGGLSRSAIHVSSIGGVERGYRVIVCRACEDPSCAAACPTGALVRRAGGGVILNPSKCIGCGNCRGACPIGAVMWDDEMNKPIICVHCGFCIGYCPYGVLALRG, encoded by the coding sequence ATGCCTAGGCTCAACGTAACAGATGTTGAGAAGTGTGTGGGCTGCATGTCCTGCATGTTCGCCTGCTCCCGCAGGTTCAGCGAAGGAGGGTTATCGAGGTCGGCCATCCACGTCTCCAGCATCGGGGGCGTGGAGCGCGGGTACAGGGTTATCGTCTGCAGGGCTTGCGAAGATCCTTCTTGCGCGGCGGCCTGCCCCACGGGAGCGCTCGTGAGGAGAGCTGGCGGGGGAGTAATCCTAAACCCCTCGAAGTGCATAGGCTGCGGTAACTGCCGCGGCGCCTGCCCCATAGGAGCCGTGATGTGGGACGATGAGATGAACAAACCGATAATCTGCGTCCATTGCGGCTTCTGCATCGGCTACTGCCCATACGGGGTACTGGCCTTAAGGGGGTGA
- a CDS encoding aldehyde ferredoxin oxidoreductase family protein, producing MLLSDPLRNVLYIDLSSKKYWVEERRDIFEEYIGGTGVATKLLEEELPRGADPLSPDNVIVFAVGPLNGLFPTASKTVAMFRSPHTGNLGESHAGGRSAIAIRLAGYGAIVIKGASDIPVWVSVHGRRVYFRDARALWGMTSSHTVGRILREAEPGSGLRAIMRIGKAGEKLVSYACVVTETYRHFGRLGLGAVFGSKKLKALVISGKSSLPVADRRAYRELYDKLFKVITESPLMRKYHEIGTPVNVRHLNELGALPSLNLKQCRLDTADKISGEYLAENYLGRRVSCAHCPVACIHLAALREPYEEEPFFFKTSFIGYDYEPIYALGAMLGAREPEGMLRLLDVVEAYGLDAMSTGVVLAWATEAYEKGLISREDLAGVELRWGDYSAYIEAVKNIVEQPTELYKALARGVAHASEKYGGGEFALAFGGNEMAGYHTGPAAYLNYAFGLRHSHLDSAGYSLDQKTIGKTPQPEELVQKLVEEEAWRQVLTSLVVCLFAREVYKPEVVSEALKIAGYDLSPSDLAEIGRKIYREKYRLKVELGFDPDHVSFPQRIFETPTPHGRLDPALLESMRKTYAGFIRSMLAN from the coding sequence ATGCTGCTCAGCGACCCGCTTAGAAACGTCCTCTACATCGATCTCTCCAGCAAGAAGTACTGGGTTGAGGAGCGGAGGGACATCTTCGAGGAGTATATCGGTGGCACAGGCGTAGCCACTAAGCTCCTCGAGGAGGAGCTCCCGCGCGGCGCCGACCCGCTGAGCCCCGACAACGTTATCGTTTTCGCTGTGGGGCCGCTCAACGGCTTATTCCCGACAGCTTCGAAGACCGTCGCGATGTTCAGGAGCCCTCACACGGGCAACTTGGGGGAGAGCCACGCCGGCGGTAGGAGCGCGATCGCCATCAGGCTAGCGGGATACGGGGCCATCGTGATTAAGGGGGCGAGCGACATCCCCGTTTGGGTCTCCGTCCACGGGAGGAGGGTCTACTTCCGCGATGCCCGCGCGCTGTGGGGGATGACTAGCAGCCATACCGTGGGCAGGATACTCAGGGAGGCAGAGCCAGGGAGCGGTTTGAGAGCAATAATGAGGATAGGTAAAGCCGGCGAGAAGCTGGTAAGCTACGCGTGCGTCGTAACGGAGACTTACAGGCACTTCGGCCGCCTGGGGCTCGGGGCAGTATTCGGCAGCAAGAAGCTGAAAGCTCTCGTCATCTCAGGCAAGAGCTCGCTCCCTGTGGCTGACCGGAGAGCTTACCGGGAGCTTTACGACAAGCTCTTCAAGGTGATAACGGAGAGCCCGCTAATGCGGAAATACCACGAGATCGGAACCCCGGTGAACGTGAGGCACCTGAACGAGCTTGGAGCTCTCCCCTCACTAAACCTGAAGCAGTGCAGGCTCGACACGGCAGATAAGATATCGGGAGAGTACCTTGCCGAGAACTACCTGGGCAGGAGAGTCTCCTGCGCTCACTGCCCCGTTGCATGCATCCACCTCGCCGCCCTCAGGGAGCCTTACGAGGAGGAACCGTTCTTCTTCAAGACCTCGTTCATCGGCTACGACTACGAGCCTATCTACGCGCTTGGAGCGATGCTCGGGGCTAGAGAACCTGAGGGTATGCTGCGCTTGCTGGACGTGGTCGAGGCTTACGGCCTCGACGCGATGAGCACAGGCGTAGTGCTGGCGTGGGCGACGGAGGCTTACGAGAAGGGGTTGATCTCGAGGGAGGACCTGGCGGGAGTCGAGCTGCGCTGGGGTGACTACAGCGCCTACATCGAGGCCGTGAAGAATATCGTCGAGCAGCCGACAGAGCTCTACAAAGCGCTGGCGAGAGGGGTGGCGCACGCGTCGGAGAAGTACGGTGGGGGGGAGTTCGCCCTAGCCTTCGGGGGGAACGAGATGGCCGGCTACCACACCGGCCCTGCAGCGTACCTGAACTACGCGTTCGGTTTAAGGCACAGCCACCTGGACAGCGCTGGCTACTCTCTCGACCAGAAAACAATAGGGAAGACTCCTCAGCCCGAAGAGCTCGTGCAGAAGCTGGTCGAAGAGGAAGCCTGGAGGCAGGTGCTGACCAGCCTCGTCGTGTGCCTGTTCGCCCGCGAGGTCTACAAGCCCGAAGTCGTGTCAGAAGCCCTCAAGATCGCGGGGTACGACCTCAGCCCCTCCGACCTCGCGGAGATCGGGCGGAAGATATACCGCGAGAAGTACAGGCTCAAAGTGGAGCTAGGCTTCGACCCGGACCACGTCAGCTTCCCCCAGCGGATCTTCGAGACTCCCACGCCTCACGGGAGGCTGGATCCAGCGCTCCTCGAGAGCATGAGAAAAACGTACGCGGGCTTTATCCGGTCAATGCTCGCTAACTAG